In the genome of Prosthecobacter algae, one region contains:
- a CDS encoding Ldh family oxidoreductase: MPTTYHVLPTAAHNDLVRAAYVHRGYTAAEAEDAARFCEMASAHGIRTHNAIKALHLDHLFGSATGGCKPGAEVKVIEKKFAASEVWDAQLKLGQSVAFSAMERCMEMADKYGIGQVSVDNAFHYLWGGGYVMDAAKKGYIAYTNCTSTLGEVVPFGGKFPVLGTNPHSWGLPTQDACGYPIVIDWATSTVAMGRVQQLKREGKPLPPGAAVDAEGNPTTDANAAQWLLPFGAHKGYGLSLLIEVMGAMIGGSLPTLRGGGAHPDIKGKPTPAGEKRTSSFYFQVIHPDAISSGLFAQGRDFAGNMKAVIDDILGHGNEGCMLPGQPEAQNAAHTAKAGGLLFSTAEVDALNEIADEVGAARFDAASLPTYDTP, encoded by the coding sequence ATGCCCACCACGTATCACGTCCTGCCTACTGCCGCTCACAATGACCTCGTCCGCGCTGCCTATGTGCATCGCGGCTACACCGCAGCGGAGGCCGAAGACGCCGCCCGCTTTTGCGAGATGGCTTCCGCCCACGGCATTCGCACGCACAACGCCATCAAGGCGTTGCACCTGGACCATCTTTTCGGCAGTGCCACGGGCGGCTGCAAACCTGGGGCGGAAGTGAAGGTCATCGAGAAAAAATTTGCCGCTAGCGAGGTGTGGGATGCGCAGCTGAAGCTGGGCCAGAGCGTGGCCTTCAGTGCCATGGAGCGCTGCATGGAGATGGCCGACAAGTACGGCATCGGCCAAGTGAGCGTAGACAATGCCTTCCATTATCTCTGGGGCGGCGGTTACGTCATGGATGCGGCCAAGAAGGGCTACATCGCCTACACCAACTGCACCTCCACGCTGGGCGAAGTGGTGCCATTCGGCGGCAAGTTTCCCGTGCTGGGCACCAACCCGCACTCCTGGGGCCTGCCCACGCAGGATGCCTGTGGCTATCCCATCGTCATTGACTGGGCCACCAGCACCGTGGCCATGGGCCGTGTGCAGCAGCTGAAGCGCGAAGGCAAACCGCTGCCTCCCGGAGCCGCCGTGGATGCGGAAGGCAACCCGACCACCGATGCCAACGCGGCCCAGTGGCTGCTGCCCTTCGGCGCGCACAAAGGTTACGGCCTTTCCCTCCTCATCGAGGTCATGGGTGCCATGATTGGCGGTTCTCTGCCGACGCTGCGCGGTGGCGGTGCCCACCCGGACATCAAGGGCAAGCCAACGCCTGCGGGCGAAAAGCGCACCAGCAGCTTTTACTTCCAGGTGATCCACCCCGATGCCATCAGCAGCGGCCTGTTCGCCCAGGGACGTGACTTTGCTGGCAACATGAAGGCGGTCATTGATGACATCCTCGGCCACGGCAACGAAGGCTGCATGCTGCCAGGCCAGCCTGAAGCCCAGAACGCCGCCCACACCGCGAAAGCAGGTGGACTGCTGTTCAGCACAGCCGAAGTGGATGCACTGAACGAAATTGCCGATGAAGTCGGCGCGGCCCGGTTTGATGCCGCCAGCCTGCCGACCTACGACACGCCGTAA
- a CDS encoding glycoside hydrolase family 10 protein produces the protein MRPLLLALLSLACLQAWAQTAVPLPARELRGSWIATVHNINWPSEPGLPAARQQEQLKRLIQSAHDHGLNCLIFQVRPAGDAMYESKLEPWSPYLSGLMSLPPSPKWDPLEFAIQEAHKLGMELHAWFNPFRALAGDKHNPSADHIRRQNPEWTVKYGRDWWMNPGIPEVRQRAVEVMLDVTRRYDVDGIHLDDYFYPYPTTGADKQAVPFNDAEAFAKSQPLGGVPLSLTAWRRQNVDEVVRTTYTGIKAIKRTVKFGISPFGLWRPNHPEGTGGGLDPYEDLGADSRKWLQEGWLDYLTPQLYWTIDRPKLGFTTYYDWWLNENTLGRHIWPGMNSSKIGDDRNAGEILKQISVLRERGLRMTPGHFHWNFGALDKNLGKLGSLAKERAYNIHALPPASPWLSNVALPAPLIEKLAEGKRLRWGFKDPRWENYSRWWVIQAQIEGKWQTVEVTFKDQHELDWPKKATAVAVRAAGKSWEIGQAGVVAR, from the coding sequence ATGCGCCCACTTCTTCTTGCCCTCCTTTCCTTGGCCTGCCTGCAAGCCTGGGCGCAGACGGCGGTGCCCCTGCCCGCCCGAGAACTGCGCGGAAGCTGGATCGCCACCGTTCACAACATCAACTGGCCCAGCGAGCCGGGCCTCCCTGCAGCGCGACAGCAGGAGCAGCTCAAGCGCCTGATCCAAAGCGCGCATGACCACGGACTGAACTGCCTCATTTTCCAGGTGCGGCCCGCCGGCGATGCGATGTATGAGTCCAAACTGGAGCCGTGGTCCCCCTACCTCAGCGGCCTGATGAGCCTGCCGCCATCCCCCAAGTGGGATCCGCTGGAGTTCGCTATTCAGGAGGCGCACAAACTGGGCATGGAACTGCATGCGTGGTTCAATCCCTTCCGGGCCCTGGCAGGGGACAAGCACAACCCGAGCGCGGACCACATCCGCAGACAGAATCCTGAATGGACCGTCAAGTATGGCCGTGACTGGTGGATGAATCCGGGCATCCCAGAAGTCCGGCAGCGCGCCGTGGAGGTGATGCTGGATGTGACCCGTCGCTATGACGTGGACGGCATTCACCTGGATGATTACTTTTACCCCTACCCCACCACGGGGGCGGACAAGCAAGCCGTCCCCTTCAATGATGCGGAGGCCTTTGCCAAATCCCAGCCCCTGGGAGGCGTGCCCCTGAGCCTCACGGCCTGGCGTCGCCAGAATGTGGATGAAGTGGTGCGGACCACCTATACGGGGATCAAGGCCATCAAGCGCACGGTCAAGTTTGGCATCAGCCCCTTTGGCCTGTGGCGGCCCAACCATCCTGAGGGCACGGGTGGCGGCCTGGACCCCTACGAGGATCTGGGAGCCGACAGCCGCAAGTGGCTCCAGGAGGGCTGGCTGGACTATCTCACCCCGCAGCTTTACTGGACGATCGACCGGCCGAAGCTGGGCTTCACCACCTACTACGACTGGTGGTTGAATGAAAATACGTTAGGCCGCCACATCTGGCCGGGCATGAACTCCAGCAAGATCGGCGATGACCGCAATGCTGGCGAAATCCTCAAGCAGATCAGCGTTCTGCGGGAGCGGGGGCTGCGCATGACACCGGGCCACTTTCACTGGAACTTTGGCGCGCTGGACAAGAACCTGGGCAAACTCGGCAGCCTAGCCAAGGAGCGCGCGTATAACATCCATGCCCTGCCTCCGGCCAGCCCGTGGCTGAGCAACGTGGCGCTGCCTGCACCGCTGATTGAAAAACTGGCCGAGGGCAAACGCCTGCGCTGGGGTTTCAAAGATCCGCGTTGGGAAAACTACAGCCGCTGGTGGGTGATCCAGGCCCAAATCGAGGGCAAATGGCAGACGGTGGAAGTCACCTTTAAAGACCAGCATGAACTCGACTGGCCGAAAAAGGCCACCGCTGTCGCCGTGCGTGCGGCAGGCAAATCCTGGGAAATCGGTCAAGCCGGCGTGGTAGCCCGATAG
- a CDS encoding efflux transporter outer membrane subunit, translating into MRSLSSRPLSSLRWGTLALCVPVLVSCGLLPPLGSGRLKKDVHAMHAMAPENWAALPSLPEKASTGWLADFDSPQLRRLVEQAITANPDLKAAGARVQQAHAQTVQAGAAMFPTLTAGYNASRSQSPGDQRFPGLTPINNRFRLPFNMSWEIDFWGRIADERGAAKAGRLAAEEDFHAARLSLAANTVRTATTLAEARALLNLAEQNVRTRRVQLGILEKQLDRGLDPDRAALDVSLARADLARTESTLQQRRATVDQTQRALEVLLGGYPAGKESGIGSLPTVQRRIPAGLPSELMLRRPDLRAAERQLEASLRRESAAKKAFLPSIRLTGEAGRTSQDMDNLLAPDSAIWSIAANGVQTLFQGGRLVAGVKLERGRYEELLATYKSRALTAFQEVETALAADRFLESQAAALSRAVTEAGRSESLALGQYEKGLTDVLTLLDASQRAFDARSALISVQAQRLRNRADLHLALGGEF; encoded by the coding sequence ATGCGTTCTCTCTCCTCCCGGCCTCTGTCGTCCCTTCGATGGGGAACTTTGGCCCTGTGTGTGCCAGTTTTGGTCTCTTGCGGCCTGCTGCCGCCTTTGGGTAGCGGTCGCCTGAAAAAGGATGTGCATGCCATGCATGCCATGGCCCCAGAAAACTGGGCTGCATTGCCATCCCTGCCTGAAAAGGCCTCCACTGGCTGGTTGGCCGATTTTGACAGCCCCCAACTCCGTCGTTTGGTGGAACAGGCTATCACGGCCAATCCCGACCTCAAGGCCGCCGGGGCCCGAGTCCAGCAGGCCCATGCGCAGACCGTCCAGGCCGGCGCGGCCATGTTTCCCACCCTCACTGCCGGTTACAATGCCAGCCGTTCCCAGAGCCCTGGCGACCAGCGCTTCCCTGGACTCACGCCCATCAACAATCGCTTCCGCCTGCCTTTTAACATGTCCTGGGAGATCGATTTCTGGGGCCGCATCGCCGATGAGCGCGGCGCTGCCAAAGCAGGTCGTCTGGCTGCCGAGGAAGACTTCCATGCCGCGCGTCTTTCCCTTGCAGCAAATACCGTGCGCACGGCCACCACCCTGGCCGAGGCCCGCGCACTGCTGAATTTGGCCGAACAAAATGTGCGCACACGGCGCGTGCAATTGGGCATCTTGGAAAAGCAGCTCGACCGCGGGCTGGATCCCGACCGCGCCGCGCTGGATGTCAGCCTGGCCCGTGCGGACCTTGCCCGTACCGAGTCCACCCTCCAGCAGCGGCGGGCGACTGTGGATCAGACTCAGCGTGCGCTCGAGGTGCTGCTGGGCGGCTACCCGGCGGGGAAGGAGTCCGGCATCGGCAGCCTGCCGACGGTCCAGCGCCGGATTCCGGCCGGGCTGCCATCCGAGCTGATGCTTCGCCGCCCAGATCTGCGTGCTGCCGAACGTCAGTTGGAGGCCTCTCTGCGCCGGGAAAGCGCCGCCAAAAAAGCCTTCCTGCCCAGCATCCGCCTCACGGGTGAGGCCGGGCGCACTTCACAAGATATGGATAACCTCCTGGCACCCGATTCTGCCATCTGGTCCATCGCTGCCAACGGAGTGCAGACCCTGTTTCAGGGCGGGCGTCTGGTCGCCGGGGTGAAGCTGGAAAGAGGCCGCTATGAGGAACTGCTGGCCACTTATAAAAGCCGCGCACTGACCGCTTTCCAAGAGGTGGAAACAGCCCTAGCGGCAGATCGTTTTCTCGAGTCCCAGGCGGCGGCCCTGAGCCGGGCTGTCACGGAGGCGGGCCGCTCGGAATCGCTGGCCCTCGGTCAGTATGAAAAGGGGCTGACGGATGTGCTCACCTTGCTGGATGCCAGCCAGCGCGCCTTTGATGCCCGCAGTGCCCTCATTAGCGTGCAGGCCCAGCGTCTGCGCAACCGGGCAGATTTGCATTTGGCCCTCGGCGGTGAATTTTAA
- a CDS encoding endonuclease/exonuclease/phosphatase family protein, with translation MQLRLPPFLALAASLLVSCGSPPKKNLHHTEVSSKSASVSQFAGGYTRFQGTQFLSFAELKELVKNPQPGGELETKVQRLLNRPIVSNEAYYRGMRPTRAVNPVLGETLRVATWNVEKSLRMKEVAALLKSEAEFERLMDSKAAPKGSEKYTNLMRERERLASADVIVLQEMDIGISRSGYRDAARELALALGMNYAYAPQQLEIDPVLLGLESIPDGRGGEVRHQPDEARYKGVFGLAILSRYPIKSAQSFQLKAQPYDWHSGEKAGTDLAEGARRIATEIVFENEIVREMKVGGRIFFRVDLDVPGMPGDTLTVVNNHLEIKARPRDREAQMAEILSYIRDVPHTVVMAGDHNSAHADLSPTSVTRIFSRTTSNPQTWLGLGMDVLMAAPAAVNSGRVILNTAKNFHSPMALHIPVVLPNKTRGLFARIEEFRFADGGAFDFRGDKERSINRSSAKLANSNEKAIKGQTPTFRVQRPIGPIGRSRLDWIFVKAPPSAQPEGKNSYRLAPHFGETLTGMMEGLTLRLSDHSPCVLDIPLQEPSGI, from the coding sequence ATGCAGCTTCGTCTCCCCCCCTTTTTAGCCCTCGCTGCTAGCCTGCTGGTCTCCTGCGGCAGCCCGCCGAAGAAGAATCTCCATCATACCGAGGTCTCTTCGAAGTCAGCATCTGTCAGCCAGTTTGCGGGAGGTTATACGCGTTTTCAGGGAACCCAGTTCCTGAGCTTTGCTGAATTGAAGGAGCTGGTCAAAAATCCACAGCCAGGAGGTGAACTGGAGACTAAAGTGCAGCGCCTGCTGAATCGTCCCATCGTGTCGAATGAGGCCTATTATCGTGGCATGCGCCCCACCCGGGCGGTGAACCCGGTCCTGGGAGAAACCCTGCGCGTGGCCACCTGGAATGTCGAAAAATCCCTCCGTATGAAGGAGGTCGCCGCTCTGCTGAAGTCGGAAGCCGAATTCGAACGTCTCATGGATTCAAAGGCTGCCCCCAAAGGCAGCGAAAAATACACCAATTTAATGCGCGAGCGCGAGCGTCTGGCTTCCGCCGACGTGATCGTGCTTCAAGAGATGGACATAGGCATCAGCCGTTCCGGTTATCGCGATGCCGCACGGGAGCTGGCCTTAGCGCTCGGCATGAACTATGCCTACGCACCCCAGCAGCTGGAGATTGATCCCGTGCTCCTTGGGCTGGAGTCCATCCCGGATGGTCGTGGCGGGGAGGTCCGGCATCAGCCAGATGAGGCACGCTACAAAGGCGTCTTCGGCCTAGCCATTTTGTCACGTTATCCCATTAAAAGTGCCCAGAGCTTTCAGCTCAAGGCCCAGCCCTATGACTGGCATTCAGGAGAAAAGGCTGGCACCGATTTGGCTGAAGGTGCGCGCCGCATTGCTACCGAGATCGTCTTTGAAAATGAAATCGTGCGGGAGATGAAGGTGGGCGGGCGTATCTTTTTCCGAGTGGACCTGGATGTCCCCGGCATGCCCGGCGATACGCTCACGGTGGTGAACAACCACCTGGAAATCAAGGCTCGCCCCCGGGACCGCGAAGCCCAGATGGCAGAGATTCTCTCTTACATCCGGGATGTGCCCCACACGGTGGTCATGGCGGGCGACCATAATTCGGCCCATGCCGATCTAAGCCCGACCTCCGTCACCCGCATCTTTTCACGCACCACATCCAATCCTCAAACTTGGTTAGGCTTGGGCATGGATGTCCTCATGGCGGCACCTGCGGCGGTGAATTCCGGACGCGTCATCCTCAACACCGCCAAGAACTTTCACAGCCCCATGGCCTTGCACATTCCTGTGGTGCTGCCTAACAAGACCCGTGGTCTCTTTGCCCGAATCGAAGAGTTTCGTTTTGCCGATGGCGGGGCCTTTGACTTCCGGGGTGACAAGGAACGCTCCATCAACCGCTCTTCGGCCAAGCTTGCCAACTCCAATGAAAAGGCGATCAAAGGCCAGACTCCCACCTTCCGGGTGCAGCGGCCCATCGGCCCCATCGGCCGTTCGCGCCTCGACTGGATCTTCGTCAAGGCCCCGCCTTCAGCCCAGCCAGAGGGCAAGAACAGTTATCGCCTGGCCCCGCATTTCGGCGAGACCCTCACCGGCATGATGGAGGGGCTGACGCTACGCCTTTCGGACCACAGTCCCTGTGTGCTGGACATCCCCCTGCAGGAACCTTCCGGGATCTGA
- a CDS encoding hydantoinase B/oxoprolinase family protein has product MWRIATDTGGTFTDAFARDPEGRETRCKVLSTGIMRVRVTGCMAEGTWQVQGLPPMPDGFYRGFRGAVIAEVGSPNTPVRVLDHRHVAASSDAAEHSLLRVEPGCNGPLQPPFLLDLSTGEEAPVLAVRLLTNTRLGHNFPPLELRLATTRATNALLERKGTRTALFITTGFGDLLHIGDQRRADLFALRHEARPVFFEAVCEVPERLAADGQVLLALDEAAVEAGALGLVREGIRHAAVALLHSHVCPLHELRLRELLLRAGFEHVSLSSEIAPFTKILPRAQSAVANAYLTGPVTAFVQGVARPLETAKGEPETRLLILNSAGGLESTTTVKPKDLLLSGPAGGALGAANAAAALGYPRILTLDMGGTSTDVARIDGRPEYRFSQNVAGMQLLAPCVAIETVAAGGGSICHWSPQGLAVGPESAGSNPGPACYGRGGPLTITDVNLLLGRFDPARAPIPLDVKAAQQRLEELFLQSSGFQTEEELLKACLNLAVEHMADAIRRISVAEGYDPADYALLAFGGAGPQHACAVAERLGMRTILAPQHAGILSAVGLHQAVPEKFAQRQVLRALDDCLEEVETWVAELISEAQAALRGMQTAAEPEENENLVSRLAELRLRGQDTPIQVKFEQAAELPQRYRQAYERLFGYAPSQQRVIELVSLRVVVAAGSERAGEMAAARIDEPTATGPMLIQDAFSTLVVNAGWEVRHVPGHAHVLTRLEDASSASHARPQELSRDLIRHRLHSIVTDMGALLCRTSISTNIRERLDFSCALLDDLGRLISSAPHIPVHLGALGVCVREATRNFDLRPGDTFITNHPAFGGSHLPDVTLITPVFDRHGIRLGFVANRAHHAEIGGMTPGSMPATARCLAEEGVVIVPQHLVRGGESCFDEVAALLTRAQHPTRNLADNLADLHAQLAANLHGVERFRELAGDAPEILRGHLQAILEHSAAVMRRQISSIQPGHAVQTLDDGSQICVQVSHPEAEVLRLDFTGTSLVHAGNLNATRAIVSSAVLYALRLLLQEDLPLNEGLLQPVEMLLPEGTLLNPTFTGDATRDPAVVGGNVEVSQRLVDTLLLAFKLQACSQGTMNNFLFGNDRFGYYETVAGGTGAGPGHDGADALHSHMTNTAITDPEILEQRYPVRLRQFSIRRNSGGQGHWKGGNGVVREFEFLAPLTVSLLTQHRQSPPYGMEGGSAGAEGRQVLLRGGVATPLPSSTSFTVAAGDRVRMETPGGGAWGAL; this is encoded by the coding sequence ATGTGGAGAATCGCAACGGATACCGGCGGCACATTTACCGATGCCTTTGCCCGTGATCCCGAGGGACGTGAGACACGCTGCAAGGTACTCTCCACCGGGATCATGCGGGTGCGGGTGACAGGCTGCATGGCCGAGGGCACCTGGCAGGTGCAGGGGCTGCCGCCGATGCCGGATGGCTTTTACCGTGGCTTCCGGGGGGCTGTGATCGCGGAGGTCGGATCGCCAAATACGCCCGTCCGAGTCCTGGACCATCGGCACGTTGCAGCCTCATCGGACGCAGCGGAACATAGCCTGCTGAGGGTGGAGCCGGGCTGCAACGGGCCTTTGCAGCCGCCATTTTTGCTGGACCTTTCCACCGGGGAGGAGGCACCGGTGCTGGCGGTTCGACTTTTGACAAACACCCGGTTAGGCCATAACTTTCCACCTTTGGAACTGAGGCTGGCCACTACCCGTGCGACAAATGCGCTGCTGGAGCGAAAGGGGACACGGACGGCGCTTTTTATCACGACCGGATTTGGCGATCTGCTGCACATCGGCGACCAGCGACGTGCGGACCTTTTTGCCCTTCGGCATGAGGCGCGTCCGGTTTTCTTTGAGGCGGTGTGCGAGGTGCCGGAACGGCTGGCGGCCGATGGGCAGGTGCTGCTGGCCCTAGACGAAGCGGCGGTGGAGGCCGGGGCCCTGGGGCTGGTGCGTGAGGGCATCCGTCATGCGGCGGTGGCGCTGCTGCACAGCCACGTCTGCCCGCTGCATGAGCTCCGCCTGCGGGAGCTGCTGCTTCGAGCGGGGTTCGAGCATGTGTCGCTTTCGAGCGAGATCGCCCCGTTTACCAAGATCCTGCCACGGGCGCAAAGTGCGGTGGCCAATGCCTATCTCACGGGGCCGGTGACAGCCTTTGTGCAAGGGGTGGCGAGGCCGCTCGAGACAGCGAAAGGGGAACCGGAAACCCGGCTGCTGATTCTCAATTCGGCGGGCGGACTGGAATCCACGACGACGGTGAAGCCAAAGGACCTGCTGTTGAGCGGTCCGGCGGGTGGTGCCCTGGGGGCGGCCAATGCGGCGGCGGCCCTGGGCTACCCTCGCATCCTGACGCTGGACATGGGCGGCACCAGCACGGATGTGGCGCGCATTGACGGGAGGCCGGAGTATCGCTTCAGCCAAAACGTGGCGGGCATGCAACTGCTGGCTCCCTGTGTGGCGATCGAAACGGTGGCCGCAGGCGGGGGCTCGATCTGCCACTGGTCCCCGCAGGGGCTGGCCGTGGGGCCGGAGAGCGCGGGCTCGAATCCCGGCCCAGCCTGCTATGGGCGCGGAGGGCCGCTGACGATCACCGATGTCAATCTTTTGTTAGGCCGTTTTGATCCGGCGCGTGCGCCGATTCCCCTGGATGTAAAGGCCGCACAGCAACGGCTGGAGGAGCTATTTTTGCAGAGTTCCGGCTTCCAGACGGAAGAGGAACTGCTGAAGGCTTGCCTGAATCTGGCAGTTGAGCACATGGCGGATGCGATACGCCGCATCTCGGTGGCGGAGGGGTACGACCCGGCAGACTATGCCCTGCTGGCCTTTGGCGGAGCTGGGCCGCAGCATGCGTGTGCGGTGGCGGAAAGGCTGGGCATGCGCACCATTCTGGCCCCACAACACGCGGGCATCCTGAGTGCCGTAGGACTGCACCAAGCGGTGCCGGAAAAGTTTGCCCAGCGGCAGGTGCTGCGGGCGCTGGACGACTGTCTGGAGGAGGTGGAGACGTGGGTGGCTGAACTGATCTCCGAAGCACAGGCCGCGCTGCGCGGGATGCAGACGGCGGCGGAGCCTGAGGAAAACGAAAATTTGGTTTCGAGGTTGGCCGAACTGCGGCTGCGCGGGCAGGACACGCCGATCCAGGTGAAGTTTGAACAGGCGGCCGAACTGCCTCAGCGCTATCGCCAGGCCTATGAACGTCTTTTTGGTTATGCACCGTCTCAGCAGCGGGTCATCGAGCTGGTGAGCTTGCGAGTGGTGGTGGCGGCGGGCAGCGAAAGGGCCGGAGAAATGGCAGCGGCCAGGATTGATGAGCCCACGGCAACCGGGCCGATGCTGATTCAGGATGCCTTCAGTACGCTGGTGGTCAATGCCGGGTGGGAGGTGCGGCATGTGCCCGGCCATGCCCATGTGCTGACGCGACTAGAAGATGCAAGTTCGGCCTCGCATGCACGTCCGCAGGAGCTTTCGCGGGATCTCATCCGCCATCGTCTGCACAGCATCGTGACGGACATGGGAGCCCTGCTTTGCCGAACCTCCATCTCCACGAATATCCGCGAGCGACTGGATTTTTCCTGCGCCCTGCTGGATGACCTGGGGCGGTTGATTTCCAGCGCGCCGCATATCCCGGTGCATCTGGGGGCGCTGGGCGTGTGTGTGCGGGAGGCGACGCGCAATTTTGACCTGCGGCCTGGCGATACCTTCATCACCAATCATCCGGCCTTTGGCGGATCCCACCTGCCGGATGTCACGCTCATCACGCCTGTGTTTGACAGGCACGGTATCCGGCTCGGCTTTGTGGCCAATCGGGCGCACCATGCGGAGATCGGCGGCATGACGCCGGGCTCCATGCCTGCCACGGCACGGTGCCTGGCCGAAGAAGGGGTGGTGATCGTGCCACAGCACCTCGTGCGCGGTGGGGAATCCTGTTTTGATGAAGTGGCTGCGCTGCTGACCCGTGCCCAGCATCCCACGCGAAATCTGGCCGACAATCTGGCGGATCTTCACGCGCAGTTGGCGGCGAACCTGCATGGGGTGGAACGATTCCGTGAACTCGCAGGAGATGCGCCTGAAATCTTGCGCGGCCATCTGCAGGCGATCCTGGAGCACAGCGCGGCGGTGATGCGGCGGCAGATTTCCAGCATCCAGCCCGGCCACGCGGTGCAGACTTTGGATGATGGGTCGCAGATCTGCGTGCAGGTGTCGCATCCAGAGGCGGAGGTCCTGCGGCTGGATTTTACCGGCACCTCACTGGTGCATGCCGGGAACCTGAATGCCACTCGTGCCATTGTGAGCAGTGCGGTGCTGTATGCCCTGCGACTGCTGCTGCAGGAAGACCTGCCGCTGAATGAGGGCCTGCTACAGCCGGTGGAGATGCTGCTGCCGGAAGGCACGCTGCTGAACCCGACCTTCACCGGCGATGCCACGCGCGACCCAGCGGTGGTGGGCGGCAATGTGGAGGTGAGCCAGCGTCTGGTGGACACCCTGCTGCTGGCATTCAAACTGCAAGCCTGCAGCCAGGGAACGATGAACAACTTTTTGTTCGGCAATGACCGCTTCGGTTATTACGAGACCGTCGCCGGCGGAACGGGGGCCGGGCCGGGGCATGACGGAGCAGACGCCCTGCACAGCCACATGACCAATACGGCGATCACCGACCCGGAAATCCTGGAGCAGCGGTACCCGGTGCGGCTGCGCCAGTTTTCGATTCGCCGGAATTCCGGCGGCCAGGGACACTGGAAAGGGGGCAACGGGGTGGTGCGTGAATTTGAGTTTCTCGCGCCCCTCACCGTTTCCCTGCTGACGCAGCACCGGCAGTCGCCGCCCTATGGGATGGAAGGCGGCAGTGCCGGGGCTGAAGGACGGCAAGTTCTGCTGCGGGGTGGCGTGGCGACTCCCCTGCCCTCCAGCACCAGTTTCACAGTGGCTGCGGGGGACCGGGTGAGGATGGAAACTCCCGGCGGCGGTGCCTGGGGTGCCCTGTAA
- a CDS encoding isoprenyl transferase: protein MPAASHADDLKSIPRHIAIIMDGNGRWAKERGLPRTEGHRAGADTVRRVTEGCGELGVEYLTLYAFSSENWKRPKREVDALMKLLEQFLRTKTAEMKEQNIRLQAIGRLNDLPKSCQEQLHRSIEATAQNNGLTLILALSYGGREEIIDGVKSLLDSVERGHLDKGMIDGDVFSKHLYTRYYPDPDLLIRTSGEMRISNFLLWQLSYTEFFVTQKLWPDFGQDDLKEAIREYGRRQRRFGGV from the coding sequence ATGCCTGCTGCCTCCCACGCCGACGACCTGAAGTCCATCCCACGTCACATTGCCATCATCATGGATGGCAATGGGCGCTGGGCCAAAGAACGTGGACTGCCACGTACCGAAGGTCACCGCGCCGGTGCTGATACCGTGCGCCGGGTGACCGAAGGCTGTGGCGAACTGGGCGTGGAGTACCTCACGCTCTATGCTTTTTCCTCCGAAAACTGGAAGAGGCCCAAGCGCGAAGTGGATGCACTGATGAAGCTGCTGGAGCAGTTCCTGCGCACCAAGACAGCCGAAATGAAGGAGCAGAACATCCGTTTACAAGCCATCGGACGGCTCAACGATTTGCCGAAGTCCTGCCAGGAGCAGCTTCACCGGTCCATCGAGGCCACGGCCCAAAACAATGGTCTCACCCTCATCCTCGCGCTTAGCTACGGGGGCCGGGAGGAGATCATTGATGGTGTGAAAAGCCTGCTGGACAGTGTGGAGCGCGGCCACCTGGACAAGGGCATGATTGATGGCGATGTCTTCAGCAAGCATCTCTACACCCGGTACTATCCAGACCCGGATCTGCTGATCCGCACCAGCGGCGAGATGCGCATTTCTAACTTCCTGCTCTGGCAGCTCAGCTACACTGAGTTTTTCGTGACGCAGAAACTTTGGCCCGATTTCGGTCAGGATGATCTCAAGGAAGCCATCCGCGAATATGGCCGTCGGCAGCGCCGCTTTGGTGGCGTGTGA